In Bactrocera oleae isolate idBacOlea1 chromosome 3, idBacOlea1, whole genome shotgun sequence, a genomic segment contains:
- the LOC106626053 gene encoding myrosinase 1, whose protein sequence is MKAILVLTLCLLLHGSMCSERCQLQHKGGNERFPKDFSFGVSTAAYQIEGAWNEDGKGLSIWDTYTHAHPERIQDRTNGDVAAESYYRFEQDLAALKKLKVNFYRFSFSWPRLLPNADTTVINQKGIDYYNMMIDKLLANNIEPMVTMFHCDLPEALNKFGGFTNDIIIKYFRYYAKFLYETFGDRVKKWITFNEPFDYCNLGYGKSYFPPLVHSPGVADYLCMDNTLRAHAAAYRAYRANYFQKQGGKIGITISSRFYYAQQRSYDEDVVERAMQYSLGWLANPIYGKTGNYPQLVLDDIRNNSLSEGLSWSRLSPFNELWSKVIRGAGDFLGLNYYTSRYAALAKTPAGEIPSWEYDSQLQYFVDEKWQQGNSNGLYCVPQGLEDILKWIRDRYDNVEVFITENGWSDYGQLEDTDRVDYLQAHLQAVLNAINDGCKVTHYSHWSLIDNFEWNMGYTQKYGLYYLNMTSPNKDRIAKKSAYYYRSVIDGRKILQYLN, encoded by the exons ATGAAAGCAATACTTGTCCTTACGCTGTG CCTGCTGTTGCACGGCAGTATGTGCAGCGAAAGATGCCAGCTCCAACACAAAGGCGGCAATGAGCGCTTCCCTAAGGACTTCTCTTTTGGCGTTTCGACTGCCGCTTACCAAATAGAAGGCGCTTGGAATGAAGACGGCAAAGGACTCTCCATTTGGGATACATACACGCATGCGCATCCGGAGCGTATACAGGATCGTACAAATGGTGACGTAGCGGCGGAATCTTATTATCGTTTTGAGCAAGATTTAGCGGCGCTGAAGAAACTCAAG GTCAACTTCTATCGCTTTTCGTTCTCATGGCCCCGCCTTCTACCCAATGCAGATACGACGGTGATAAATCAAAAGGGCATTGACTATTACAACATGATGATAGACAAGCTATTGGCGAATAACATTGAGCCCATGGTTACGATGTTTCACTGTGACCTGCCAGAGGCGCTCAACAAATTCGGCGGCTTCACCAAtgatattattattaagtatttCCGTTATTATGCTAAGTTCCTGTACGAAACATTTGGTGATCGCGTCAAGAAGTGGATTACCTTCAATGAACCCTTCGATTATTGCAATTTGGGCTATGGCAAATCGTACTTTCCGCCACTGGTGCATTCACCCGGTGTTGCCGATTACCTTTGCATGGATAATACATTGCGCGCTCATGCCGCGGCTTACCGCGCCTACAGAGCGAACTATTTCCAGAAGCAAGGCGGTAAAATAGGCATCACAATTAGCAGTCGCTTCTATTACGCGCAGCAAAGGAGTTACGATGAAGACGTAGTCGAGCGTGCCATGCAGTATTCG CTCGGTTGGTTGGCCAATCCCATTTACGGCAAAACTGGCAATTATCCTCAGCTCGTATTGGATGATATTAGAAACAATAGCTTAAGCGAAGGTCTATCCTGGTCACGCTTGTCGCCGTTTAATGAACTCTGGTCCAAGGTTATACGAGGTGCTGGCGATTTTTTGGGTCTCAATTATTACACTTCTCGTTATGCTGCGTTAGCTAAAACACCCGCCGGCGAGATACCCTCTTGGGAATATGACTCGCAACTCCAATATTTCGTTGACGAGAAATGGCAACAGGGCAACTCTAATGGGCTTTACTGTGTGCCACAAGGACTAGAAGATATTTTGAA GTGGATCCGCGACCGCTACGATAATGTCGAGGTCTTTATAACGGAGAATGGTTGGTCGGACTATGGCCAATTAGAGGATACGGATCGCGTCGATTACCTACAGGCTCACTTGCAAGCGGTGTTAAATGCCATCAATGATGGCTGCAAGGTCACTCATTACTCACACTGGAGCTTAATCGATAATTTCGAGTGGAATATGGGATATAC TCAAAAGTACGGTCTCTACTATTTGAATATGACGAGTCCAAATAAAGATCGCATAGCCAAGAAGTCTGCCTATTATTACAGAAGTGTTATCGATGGTAGAAAAATCCTACAATACCTTAATTAA